The Agromyces mariniharenae genome includes a window with the following:
- a CDS encoding Ku protein gives MRAVWKGAVTFGLVNVPVKLYSATEDHDVSLHQVHDADGGRIRYQRICEIDGKPVDYKNIDKAYDDGERTVIITDEDLKSLPAERSREIEVVEFVPTEQIDPIMFDKSYYLEPDSASNKAYVLLRRTLESTDRTAIVRMALRQKTRLAALRVYGDVLMVQTLLWSDEVREAAFPSLDEPVKISSQELQLSKQLVESLVADFEPAQFVDEYQQELRTLITAKLEQGDAIDTAATFGEQPEEEAGGEVIDLMEALRQSIASKRGGADAATSGGSSGSKSGSGAKSASKSASGGSKSSGDGAKKKAPAKKAPAKKAAAS, from the coding sequence ATGCGAGCCGTCTGGAAGGGGGCGGTCACATTCGGCCTGGTCAATGTGCCCGTCAAGTTGTACAGCGCCACCGAGGACCACGACGTGTCACTGCACCAGGTGCACGACGCGGACGGCGGGCGCATCCGCTACCAACGCATCTGCGAGATCGACGGCAAGCCCGTCGACTACAAGAACATCGACAAGGCCTACGACGACGGCGAGCGCACGGTGATCATCACCGATGAGGACCTCAAGTCGCTGCCCGCCGAGCGCAGCCGCGAGATCGAGGTCGTCGAGTTCGTGCCGACCGAGCAGATCGACCCGATCATGTTCGACAAGAGCTACTACCTCGAGCCCGACTCCGCGTCGAACAAGGCGTACGTGCTGCTGCGGCGCACGCTGGAGTCGACCGACCGCACCGCGATCGTGCGCATGGCGCTGCGGCAGAAGACCCGGCTGGCCGCGCTGCGCGTCTACGGCGACGTGCTCATGGTGCAGACGCTGCTCTGGAGCGACGAGGTGCGCGAGGCCGCCTTCCCGTCGCTCGACGAGCCGGTGAAGATCTCCTCACAGGAGCTCCAACTGTCGAAGCAGCTCGTCGAGAGCCTGGTCGCCGACTTCGAGCCGGCGCAGTTCGTCGACGAGTACCAGCAGGAGCTGCGCACGCTCATCACGGCGAAGCTCGAGCAGGGCGACGCGATCGACACGGCCGCGACCTTCGGCGAGCAGCCCGAGGAGGAGGCCGGCGGCGAGGTCATCGACCTCATGGAGGCGCTGCGCCAGTCCATCGCGTCGAAGCGGGGCGGTGCGGATGCCGCGACGTCGGGCGGCTCGTCGGGCTCGAAGAGCGGCTCGGGCGCCAAGTCGGCGTCGAAGTCCGCGTCGGGCGGCTCCAAGTCGTCGGGCGACGGCGCGAAGAAGAAGGCCCCGGCCAAGAAGGCTCCGGCGAAGAAGGCCGCGGCGTCCTGA
- a CDS encoding dipeptide ABC transporter ATP-binding protein, with amino-acid sequence MTLLDIDRLTLDLPDGTRLLDGISLSVAPGETVGLVGESGSGKSLTARSVLGLFPDRASTGGSVRLEDREVLGASTRDLLDLRRRSAAMVFQDPRAGINPMRTIGDHLTEATRIADRRPAAEARARAVELLGAVRMPRPEEHLSQHPHELSGGMLQRVMIAGALMSSPSLLICDEPTTALDVTTQAEIIAVLAEQRASRGMGMLFITHDLTLAASLCDRIVVMSKGRVEERGDARSVLRDPQAEYTKRLVAATPTIALRGSSSGEAASRDPEPATPTDAATATDAAAGTSPAADAAPAASAAPEPMLVVTSLAKTYHPRGRAPVHAVADASISIPRGGALGVVGESGSGKSTLARMIVGLEQADAGDILVDGRERTAAPRTRAERLAHARSVQMVFQDPYLSLDPRVTAGRAIEDALKLHARLSTADARARVLDLLEQVGLDARHANARPKTLSGGQRQRVAIARALAIEPDLLVMDEATSALDVSVQAQVLDLVARIRRARGLTVLFISHDLAVVRRVCDETVVMQRGEIVERGRTSELLDAPRHPYTRLLLDSVPRPAWDEPAVAGAEAAADERVLA; translated from the coding sequence ATGACGCTCCTCGACATCGACCGACTCACGCTCGACCTGCCCGACGGCACGCGCCTGCTCGACGGCATCTCGCTGAGCGTCGCCCCGGGCGAGACCGTCGGCCTCGTCGGCGAATCGGGCTCGGGCAAGTCGCTCACCGCGCGCTCGGTGCTCGGCCTGTTCCCCGATCGGGCGTCGACGGGCGGATCCGTGCGGCTCGAGGATCGCGAGGTGCTCGGCGCGTCCACACGAGACCTGCTCGACCTGCGCCGTCGCAGCGCCGCGATGGTGTTCCAGGACCCGCGCGCCGGCATCAACCCCATGCGCACGATCGGCGACCACCTCACCGAGGCCACGCGCATCGCCGACCGACGACCGGCCGCCGAGGCGCGCGCCCGCGCGGTCGAGCTGCTCGGCGCCGTGCGGATGCCGCGCCCCGAGGAGCACCTGTCGCAGCATCCGCACGAGCTGTCGGGCGGCATGCTCCAGCGGGTCATGATCGCCGGCGCCCTCATGAGCTCACCGTCGCTCCTCATCTGCGACGAGCCGACGACCGCGCTCGACGTCACGACGCAGGCCGAGATCATCGCGGTGCTCGCCGAGCAGCGGGCGAGCCGCGGCATGGGCATGCTCTTCATCACGCACGACCTGACCCTCGCCGCCTCGCTCTGCGACCGCATCGTGGTCATGAGCAAGGGCAGGGTCGAGGAGCGCGGCGACGCCCGGAGCGTGCTGCGCGATCCGCAGGCGGAGTACACGAAGCGGCTCGTCGCGGCGACGCCGACCATCGCCCTCCGTGGGTCGAGCAGCGGCGAAGCCGCGTCTCGAGACCCAGAGCCCGCGACGCCGACGGATGCCGCGACAGCGACGGATGCCGCGGCCGGCACGTCGCCCGCCGCCGACGCCGCGCCCGCGGCATCCGCTGCCCCCGAGCCGATGCTCGTCGTGACCTCGCTCGCGAAGACCTACCATCCGCGGGGACGCGCGCCGGTGCACGCCGTCGCGGATGCGTCGATCTCGATCCCGCGCGGCGGGGCGCTCGGCGTGGTGGGGGAGTCGGGCTCGGGCAAGTCGACGCTCGCGCGCATGATCGTCGGCCTCGAGCAGGCCGACGCCGGCGACATCCTGGTCGACGGACGCGAGCGCACCGCCGCGCCGCGCACGCGGGCCGAGCGACTGGCGCACGCCCGATCGGTGCAGATGGTGTTCCAGGACCCGTACCTCTCACTCGACCCGAGGGTCACCGCGGGCCGCGCAATCGAGGACGCGCTCAAGCTGCACGCTCGACTGTCGACCGCCGACGCCCGTGCCCGGGTGCTCGACCTGCTCGAGCAGGTCGGCCTCGACGCCCGTCACGCGAATGCCCGGCCGAAGACCCTGTCGGGCGGCCAGCGCCAGCGGGTCGCGATCGCCCGCGCGCTCGCCATCGAGCCCGACCTGCTCGTGATGGACGAGGCGACGAGCGCGCTCGACGTCTCGGTGCAGGCGCAGGTGCTCGATCTCGTCGCGCGCATCCGCCGGGCGCGCGGCCTCACCGTGCTGTTCATCAGCCACGACCTCGCGGTCGTTCGGCGGGTGTGCGACGAGACCGTGGTGATGCAGCGCGGCGAGATCGTCGAGCGCGGGCGCACGTCCGAGCTGCTCGACGCACCGCGGCATCCGTACACCCGGCTGCTGCTCGACTCGGTGCCGCGGCCCGCGTGGGACGAGCCGGCCGTCGCCGGGGCCGAGGCGGCAGCCGACGAACGCGTGCTCGCCTGA
- a CDS encoding ABC transporter substrate-binding protein → MTTPRLPARRRFRRTTAIIAGGLGAALALAGCTPEPSPDTDVEWELTATTDAPSGDIDSYSWVSYAEPFSLDYAYAFDYSDNQVLANVCESLLRLNPDYTLSPGLAESFEHPTPTTWVYTIREGVTFHDGTPLTAADVVASMSRHVDPAVGSSWYSVYQNVVSIEQTGDRQVTVTEALPDSQFNLAMGGSAGVVESAATLEASGADYGNSSGGVNCTGPFSLEEWRSGESITLARYDEYWDDSLRAKAGEVEFIFMNDATARVNALKSGEVDGGWMIPFDAIGQLEASGVGDMLFGLSTAVSSLIVSNLDGPLGDLRVRTALLMALDREGIVDAAAKGYGDVTNALTTESVWVGASDAALDSAFEGLDEYPYDLEEAKRLVEEAGATGEEITFATAPIGSDFNVIAQATAAAAESIGLKATIETVTPNAYTALFSDPSAREGIDLFYTVWYLSSPDPLEMYSVLRTGEFSNYGDWSDPEFDQVVNEAIAIDDPAARSEKTAEAQRIANEQLPWLPLFTGPMPVFMGERITGVSPSIAFLYHPWAATIGAR, encoded by the coding sequence ATGACCACGCCACGCCTCCCCGCCCGGCGCCGGTTCCGCCGCACCACCGCGATCATCGCCGGCGGCCTCGGCGCCGCCCTCGCCCTCGCCGGCTGCACGCCAGAGCCCTCGCCCGACACCGACGTCGAGTGGGAGCTCACCGCGACGACCGACGCGCCGTCGGGCGACATCGACTCGTACTCGTGGGTGAGCTACGCCGAGCCGTTCTCGCTCGACTACGCCTACGCGTTCGACTACTCCGACAACCAGGTGCTCGCCAACGTCTGCGAGTCGCTGCTGCGGCTGAACCCCGACTACACCCTGTCGCCGGGTCTCGCCGAGTCGTTCGAGCACCCGACGCCGACGACGTGGGTCTACACGATCCGCGAGGGCGTCACCTTCCACGACGGCACGCCGCTCACGGCGGCCGACGTGGTCGCGTCGATGAGCCGCCACGTCGACCCCGCGGTGGGCTCCTCGTGGTACTCCGTGTACCAGAACGTGGTCTCGATCGAGCAGACCGGCGACCGCCAGGTCACGGTGACCGAGGCGCTGCCCGACTCGCAGTTCAACCTCGCCATGGGCGGCTCGGCCGGCGTGGTCGAGTCCGCCGCGACCCTCGAGGCTTCGGGCGCCGACTACGGCAACTCCAGCGGCGGCGTGAACTGCACCGGCCCGTTCTCGCTCGAGGAGTGGAGGTCGGGCGAGTCCATCACGCTGGCCCGCTACGACGAGTACTGGGACGACTCGCTGCGCGCGAAGGCGGGCGAGGTCGAGTTCATCTTCATGAACGACGCCACCGCCCGCGTCAACGCGCTGAAGTCGGGCGAGGTCGACGGCGGCTGGATGATCCCCTTCGACGCGATCGGCCAGCTCGAGGCATCCGGGGTCGGTGACATGCTTTTCGGCCTCAGCACCGCGGTCTCGAGCCTCATCGTCTCGAACCTCGACGGCCCGCTCGGCGACCTGCGCGTGCGCACGGCCCTGCTCATGGCCCTCGACCGCGAGGGCATCGTGGATGCCGCGGCGAAGGGCTACGGCGACGTGACGAACGCGCTCACGACCGAGTCGGTCTGGGTCGGCGCGAGCGACGCCGCGCTCGATTCGGCGTTCGAGGGCCTCGACGAGTACCCGTACGACCTCGAGGAGGCCAAGCGCCTCGTCGAGGAGGCCGGCGCGACCGGCGAGGAGATCACCTTCGCGACCGCGCCGATCGGCAGCGACTTCAACGTCATCGCCCAGGCGACGGCGGCCGCCGCCGAGTCGATCGGCCTGAAGGCCACGATCGAGACGGTGACGCCGAACGCCTACACGGCGCTCTTCTCCGACCCGAGCGCACGCGAGGGCATCGACCTCTTCTACACGGTCTGGTACCTCTCGAGCCCCGACCCGCTCGAGATGTACAGCGTGCTGCGCACGGGCGAGTTCAGCAACTACGGCGATTGGAGCGACCCCGAGTTCGACCAGGTCGTCAACGAGGCGATCGCCATCGACGACCCGGCTGCGCGCTCCGAGAAGACCGCAGAGGCGCAGCGCATCGCGAACGAGCAGCTGCCGTGGCTGCCGCTCTTCACCGGCCCCATGCCCGTGTTCATGGGCGAGCGGATCACGGGCGTCTCGCCGTCGATCGCGTTCCTCTACCACCCGTGGGCGGCCACCATTGGCGCTCGCTGA
- a CDS encoding ATP-dependent DNA ligase encodes MAEGTRQLVEVDGRRLRLTNLDKVMYPETGMTKGEVISYYAEVAPVMVPLTAGRPVTRKRWVQGVGTPDAPGQVFFEKNLAEHAPDWVRRGVIQHSDGPKTYPIADNRATLVWLAQQASLEVHVPQWRFRPDGERGNPDRMVFDLDPGPGMGLAECAEVARLVRAILDGMSLEAYPVTSGSKGIHLYAPLDGAQSSEQISAVAHELARALEADHPELIVSSMRKTLRERRVLIDWSQNNRNKTTIAPYSLRGRFRPTVAAPRTWEELADPDLRHLEAHEVLERVAAGIDPTAPLAASGGGAHGPLATYLSMREVGATPEPMPSSAWGAPSEGLPRFVIQEHHARRLHYDLRLERDGVLKSWAVPRGIPEGTDRNNLAVQTEDHPMEYLVFEGTIPTGQYGAGGMTVWDTGTYETEKWRDEEVIFTLTGRPGGPLGEVRLALIRTEGEGEKSQWLLHRMKDQRAGHWSPSSKARHASSVAADATDEADDPPGVDERASTPVIEEHPAKPNASRNPLARTGEPAPRPTDGVEPILVRPMLATSGTLGRLAGEEWALEWKWDGIRVLARADGGGVRLLSRRGNDVTATYPELAGLPRVLRGDALVDGEIVALDEHGRPSFERIQQRMNLTRPREIERVAASVPVRLLLFDVLEIAGSPVTQLPYRRRRELLERLLRPRAGVPVEVPAAATGEPAEAFEESRRLGLEGLVAKRPDSPYRPGVRSEDWQKLKLTRTQEVVIGGYRKGSGTRTGHIRSLLVGIPGDHGLEYAGRVGSGFREVELDRLLQRLGELEQPAPPFLAVPAIDAKDAVWVRPELVGEIEFGEWTRTGVARHPRWRGLRSDKSPDEVVREA; translated from the coding sequence GTGGCCGAGGGCACGCGCCAGCTCGTGGAGGTCGACGGTCGGAGGCTCCGGCTGACGAACCTCGACAAGGTCATGTATCCCGAGACGGGCATGACCAAGGGCGAGGTGATCTCCTACTACGCGGAGGTCGCCCCCGTCATGGTGCCGCTCACGGCCGGGCGGCCGGTGACGCGCAAGCGCTGGGTGCAGGGCGTCGGCACCCCGGATGCCCCGGGCCAGGTCTTCTTCGAGAAGAACCTCGCCGAGCATGCGCCCGACTGGGTGCGTCGCGGGGTCATCCAGCACTCCGACGGGCCCAAGACCTACCCGATCGCCGACAACCGGGCGACGCTCGTCTGGCTCGCGCAGCAGGCGTCGCTCGAGGTGCACGTGCCGCAGTGGCGCTTCCGCCCCGACGGCGAACGCGGCAACCCAGACCGCATGGTGTTCGACCTGGATCCCGGCCCGGGCATGGGCCTCGCCGAGTGCGCCGAGGTGGCCCGGCTCGTGCGGGCGATCCTCGACGGGATGTCGCTCGAGGCCTACCCCGTGACGAGCGGCAGCAAGGGCATCCACCTCTACGCCCCGCTCGACGGCGCGCAGAGCTCGGAGCAGATCTCGGCCGTCGCGCACGAGCTGGCCCGCGCCCTCGAGGCCGACCATCCCGAGCTCATCGTGTCGAGCATGCGCAAGACGCTGCGCGAGCGACGGGTGCTCATCGACTGGAGCCAGAACAACCGGAACAAGACGACGATCGCGCCGTATTCGCTGCGCGGACGGTTCCGCCCGACCGTGGCCGCGCCGCGCACGTGGGAGGAGCTCGCGGACCCCGACCTGCGCCACCTCGAGGCGCACGAGGTGCTGGAGCGCGTCGCCGCGGGTATCGATCCGACCGCGCCGCTCGCGGCATCGGGCGGCGGCGCGCATGGCCCGCTCGCCACCTACCTCTCGATGCGCGAGGTCGGGGCGACGCCCGAGCCGATGCCCTCTTCGGCGTGGGGCGCGCCGAGTGAGGGCCTCCCGCGGTTCGTGATCCAGGAGCACCACGCCCGGCGACTGCACTACGACCTGCGGCTCGAGCGCGACGGCGTGCTGAAGAGCTGGGCCGTCCCGAGGGGTATTCCCGAGGGGACCGACCGCAACAACCTCGCCGTGCAGACCGAGGACCACCCGATGGAGTACCTCGTGTTCGAGGGCACGATCCCGACCGGGCAGTACGGCGCCGGGGGCATGACCGTCTGGGACACCGGCACGTACGAGACCGAGAAGTGGCGCGACGAGGAGGTCATCTTCACGCTCACGGGGCGGCCCGGCGGGCCGCTCGGCGAGGTGCGGCTCGCGCTCATCCGCACCGAGGGCGAGGGCGAGAAGTCGCAGTGGCTGCTGCACCGTATGAAGGACCAGCGCGCCGGGCACTGGAGCCCGTCGTCGAAGGCGCGGCACGCGAGCTCGGTCGCAGCGGATGCCACGGACGAAGCGGACGACCCTCCGGGGGTCGACGAGCGTGCGAGCACTCCGGTGATCGAGGAGCACCCGGCGAAGCCGAACGCGTCTCGAAACCCCCTCGCGCGAACGGGTGAGCCTGCTCCTCGCCCCACCGACGGCGTCGAGCCCATCCTGGTCCGCCCGATGCTCGCCACCTCGGGCACGCTCGGCCGCCTGGCGGGGGAGGAGTGGGCCCTCGAGTGGAAGTGGGACGGCATCCGCGTGCTCGCCCGCGCCGACGGCGGCGGCGTGCGACTGCTCAGCCGTCGCGGGAACGACGTCACCGCCACCTACCCCGAGCTCGCGGGGCTGCCGAGGGTGCTGCGCGGCGACGCGCTGGTCGACGGGGAGATCGTCGCGCTCGACGAGCACGGACGCCCCAGCTTCGAGCGGATCCAGCAGCGGATGAACCTGACCCGTCCGCGCGAGATCGAACGGGTCGCGGCATCCGTGCCGGTGCGGCTGCTGCTCTTCGACGTGCTCGAGATCGCCGGCTCGCCCGTGACCCAGCTGCCGTACCGCCGACGGCGTGAGCTGCTCGAGCGGCTGCTTCGACCGCGCGCCGGCGTGCCCGTCGAGGTGCCGGCCGCCGCGACGGGCGAACCCGCCGAGGCGTTCGAGGAGAGCCGCCGACTCGGCCTCGAAGGCCTCGTGGCCAAGCGACCCGACTCGCCGTACCGGCCCGGCGTGCGGTCGGAGGACTGGCAGAAGCTGAAGCTCACGCGCACGCAGGAGGTCGTGATCGGCGGCTACCGCAAGGGCAGCGGCACGCGGACGGGGCACATCCGCTCGCTGCTCGTGGGCATCCCGGGCGACCACGGGCTCGAGTACGCGGGACGGGTCGGCAGCGGCTTCCGCGAAGTGGAGCTCGATCGGCTCCTGCAGCGGCTCGGCGAGCTCGAGCAGCCCGCGCCGCCGTTCCTGGCGGTGCCGGCCATCGACGCGAAGGACGCGGTGTGGGTGCGTCCCGAGCTCGTCGGCGAGATCGAGTTCGGCGAATGGACCCGCACGGGCGTCGCTCGGCACCCGAGGTGGCGCGGCCTCCGCAGCGACAAATCCCCCGATGAGGTCGTGAGGGAAGCGTAA
- a CDS encoding ABC transporter permease: MAGKLGALALTLFLASLLVFFSRFLVPGDPVSFLLRGRKPSPEAVAQVTEQYGLDLPPWQQYLNWVTGMLQGDFGRSLQYRQDVATVIGERLPVTLGLVLMAGLMIAVVGIAAGVVAALNRGRVLDRAVLIGLTTLGAIPSFVGAIVLIAVFAVQLGWFPSFGSGEGGLDTAYHLVLPSIALAIVFVVLVGKVTRSSMVDQLDREHVEVATSRGLKRATVVRRHVLRNAIGPILTVSGLLVAGLLVASSIVEAAFGLAGVGSLLVQSVDRLDFPVVQAIVLLVVAAFVVVNAIVDLLEPWIDPRSAAGAGAR, translated from the coding sequence GTGGCCGGCAAGCTCGGCGCCCTCGCCCTCACGCTGTTCCTCGCGTCGCTGCTCGTGTTCTTCTCCCGGTTCCTGGTTCCCGGCGACCCCGTGAGCTTCCTCCTGCGTGGACGCAAGCCGAGTCCCGAGGCCGTGGCGCAGGTCACCGAGCAGTACGGACTCGACCTGCCGCCGTGGCAGCAGTACCTGAACTGGGTCACCGGCATGCTGCAGGGCGACTTCGGGCGGTCGCTGCAGTACCGGCAGGATGTCGCGACGGTCATCGGCGAACGGCTGCCGGTGACCCTCGGGCTCGTGCTCATGGCCGGGCTCATGATCGCCGTCGTCGGGATCGCGGCCGGCGTGGTCGCCGCGCTCAACCGCGGACGCGTGCTGGACCGCGCCGTGCTCATCGGGCTCACGACGCTCGGCGCGATCCCGTCGTTCGTCGGGGCCATCGTGCTCATCGCGGTCTTCGCGGTGCAGCTCGGCTGGTTCCCATCGTTCGGCTCGGGAGAGGGCGGCCTCGACACCGCGTACCACCTCGTGCTGCCGTCGATCGCCCTCGCGATCGTGTTCGTCGTGCTCGTCGGCAAGGTCACCCGCTCGTCGATGGTCGACCAGCTCGACCGCGAGCACGTCGAGGTGGCGACGAGCCGCGGCCTGAAGCGCGCGACCGTCGTGCGCCGCCACGTGCTCCGCAACGCGATCGGCCCGATCCTCACCGTGAGCGGCCTGCTCGTCGCCGGCCTGCTCGTCGCGAGCTCGATCGTCGAGGCGGCCTTCGGGCTCGCCGGCGTCGGCTCGCTGCTCGTGCAGTCGGTCGACCGGCTCGACTTCCCGGTCGTGCAGGCGATCGTCCTCCTGGTCGTCGCGGCGTTCGTGGTCGTGAACGCGATCGTCGACCTCCTCGAACCCTGGATCGACCCGCGATCCGCAGCAGGAGCTGGTGCCCGATGA
- a CDS encoding amidohydrolase, with the protein MPADVLFTGGAVFTGTGEPLRGHAVVVTGDRITAVVPESEASALIGEGTRVVDLGGALLSPGFQDAHVHPLSAGVELLMCNLTEATDAADAVALVKAYADANPDEAWIQGGGWSMDHFPGGAPVRTLLDAVVPDRPVVLMSRDHHSTWANTAAITAAGVDATTPDPADGRIEREADGTPAGTFHEGASDLFGHVRPAIGADLAYAGLLRAQDELIALGITGWQDAWIGSGLGGVQDVASVYRRALLDGTLRAHVVGAQWWERAGGLEQVEEMAARRAEFAALDGGRFTLGTTKIMVDGVAENQTAAMLTPYRDVHGHDTTNSGLSFIDPERLREIVTQLDRAGFQVHFHALGDRAVREALDAVEAARLANGPTDGRHHLAHLQVVEETETARFADLDAVANIQALWATHEDQIDELTLPFLQDGAEARQYPFGDLVRNGARLAAGSDWPVSSADPMDAIHIAVTRVAPGSDDEPLGGAHQRLDLATAMAAYTSGTAWVNHRDHDTGHVREGYLANLVVLDPDPFSLPADEIHRSTVESTWIEGELVYSRTT; encoded by the coding sequence TTGCCTGCAGACGTACTGTTCACCGGCGGAGCCGTGTTCACCGGAACCGGGGAGCCCCTGCGCGGGCATGCCGTGGTCGTGACGGGTGACCGGATCACCGCCGTCGTGCCCGAGTCCGAGGCATCCGCCCTCATCGGCGAGGGCACTCGCGTCGTCGACCTCGGCGGCGCCCTGCTCAGCCCGGGCTTCCAGGACGCGCACGTGCACCCGTTGAGCGCGGGCGTCGAGCTGCTCATGTGCAACCTCACCGAGGCGACGGATGCCGCGGACGCCGTCGCCCTCGTGAAGGCCTACGCCGACGCGAACCCCGACGAGGCCTGGATCCAGGGCGGCGGCTGGTCGATGGACCACTTCCCGGGCGGAGCGCCGGTGCGCACGCTACTCGACGCGGTCGTGCCCGACCGCCCCGTCGTACTCATGAGCCGCGATCACCACTCGACGTGGGCGAACACCGCGGCGATCACCGCCGCCGGCGTCGACGCCACGACGCCGGATCCCGCCGACGGGCGCATCGAGCGCGAGGCCGACGGCACGCCCGCCGGCACGTTCCACGAGGGGGCGAGCGACCTGTTCGGCCACGTGCGCCCGGCGATCGGCGCCGACCTCGCCTACGCCGGACTGCTCCGCGCGCAGGACGAGCTCATCGCGCTCGGCATCACCGGATGGCAGGACGCGTGGATCGGCTCCGGCCTCGGCGGCGTGCAGGACGTGGCATCCGTCTACCGCCGTGCGCTGCTCGACGGCACGCTGCGCGCGCACGTCGTGGGCGCCCAGTGGTGGGAGCGCGCCGGCGGGCTGGAGCAGGTCGAGGAGATGGCGGCGCGGCGGGCCGAGTTCGCGGCCCTCGACGGCGGACGCTTCACGCTCGGCACCACGAAGATCATGGTCGACGGCGTCGCCGAGAACCAGACCGCGGCGATGCTCACCCCGTACCGCGACGTGCACGGACACGACACGACCAACAGCGGGCTCTCGTTCATCGACCCAGAGCGGCTGCGGGAGATCGTGACCCAGCTCGACCGGGCCGGCTTCCAGGTGCACTTCCATGCGCTCGGCGACCGGGCCGTGCGCGAGGCGCTCGACGCGGTCGAGGCGGCCCGCCTCGCCAACGGCCCCACCGACGGTCGCCACCACCTCGCGCACCTGCAGGTCGTGGAGGAGACCGAGACGGCCCGCTTCGCCGACCTCGACGCGGTCGCGAACATCCAGGCCCTCTGGGCCACCCACGAGGACCAGATCGACGAGCTCACGCTGCCGTTCCTGCAGGACGGCGCCGAGGCGCGCCAGTACCCGTTCGGCGACCTCGTGCGGAACGGGGCACGCCTCGCGGCCGGGAGCGACTGGCCCGTCTCGAGCGCCGACCCGATGGACGCGATCCACATCGCGGTCACGCGGGTCGCGCCCGGCAGCGACGACGAGCCGCTCGGCGGGGCCCACCAGCGCCTCGACCTCGCGACGGCGATGGCCGCCTACACCTCGGGCACCGCCTGGGTGAACCACCGCGACCACGACACCGGCCACGTGCGCGAGGGGTACCTCGCCAACCTCGTCGTGCTCGATCCCGACCCGTTCTCCCTCCCCGCCGACGAGATCCACCGATCCACCGTGGAGTCCACGTGGATCGAGGGCGAGCTCGTCTACTCCCGCACCACCTGA
- a CDS encoding ABC transporter permease, with amino-acid sequence MTTPTLAVEVLRAPRARRANATLLVSVGIVAAMTLAAILAPFIAPYPPDQVDLGAVHAGPSAVHWLGTDALGRDLLSRLIFGARTALLGPLLVVLTSTVLGILLGLLAGWRGGWLDAVLGRIFDVVFAFPSLLIAIMAVALFGKGLVAPVIAMSIAYMPFVARLTRSLVTAERSRPYVAAYRVQGFGGGWIAFRRVLPNVTPIVGAQSTLNFGYVLAELAALSFLGLGVQAPTADWGAMINEAQAGLIGGYFLPALVPAVAVVVVVVAVNVIGEELSDRIGGAPA; translated from the coding sequence ATGACCACCCCCACCCTCGCCGTCGAGGTGCTGCGCGCCCCGCGCGCCCGACGCGCGAACGCCACCCTCCTCGTGAGCGTCGGCATCGTCGCCGCGATGACGCTCGCCGCGATCCTCGCCCCCTTCATCGCGCCCTACCCGCCCGACCAGGTCGACCTCGGCGCCGTGCACGCCGGCCCGAGCGCCGTGCACTGGCTCGGCACCGACGCCCTCGGCCGCGACCTGCTGAGCCGCCTGATCTTCGGCGCCCGCACCGCGCTGCTCGGTCCGCTCCTCGTCGTGCTGACCTCGACCGTGCTCGGCATCCTGCTCGGCCTCCTCGCCGGATGGCGCGGCGGCTGGCTCGACGCGGTGCTCGGCCGGATCTTCGACGTCGTGTTCGCGTTCCCCTCGCTGCTCATCGCGATCATGGCGGTCGCGCTGTTCGGCAAGGGGCTCGTCGCCCCCGTCATCGCCATGAGCATCGCGTACATGCCGTTCGTGGCCCGGCTCACCCGCTCGCTCGTGACCGCCGAGCGCAGTCGTCCATATGTCGCGGCGTACCGCGTGCAGGGCTTCGGCGGCGGCTGGATCGCGTTCCGTCGCGTGCTCCCGAACGTCACCCCGATCGTCGGCGCGCAGTCGACCCTCAACTTCGGCTACGTGCTCGCCGAGCTTGCCGCCCTCTCGTTCCTCGGGCTCGGCGTGCAGGCGCCGACGGCCGACTGGGGCGCCATGATCAACGAGGCCCAGGCGGGCCTCATCGGCGGCTACTTCCTGCCCGCCCTCGTGCCGGCCGTCGCCGTGGTGGTCGTCGTGGTCGCAGTGAACGTGATCGGCGAGGAACTGTCCGACCGCATCGGAGGTGCCCCCGCATGA